In Labrus bergylta chromosome 5, fLabBer1.1, whole genome shotgun sequence, the genomic window tggtttttgtcttttaatggCAAATCAAGAATTTCAACAGACTTGTCATCTTAAAGGAAGTTTAAACATTGGGCAGTTTCAATCCTAATTAAAAGCAGTATTGCTTGTTTTTGAGGTACACTCCCTCTATATATATGAGGCTAACTGGTATTTTTTAGAACCAGTGTCACCTGTCAATACCTGCAGTAGTTGAAAATGGGCCACGCCTTAATGTAGACAATTTCTATGATTTAAAATGGAGCAAAGACAAGTTTGCTTCATACATACAAGTGTCATTCAATATCAGAGACCTTACAACTCTTAAAGacacacattttgtattttgttactCTCAAATAATGTTTTTCAGCTAGTTAAATTTAATATAACAAAGTCGTTATTATCTTATAACATCTATAGAAGTAAACCAAATTAGTGACCTCCTTCAGAAGTTCATCAATCACACTTTTCATAAAACcttgaaaacttaaaaaagtgGTAAACATCAGTCATCCACAGTACGTCTGACTTTAGCTACACTGCACTGGTTTGAACTCGTCTGATAAGCCGCTTCATCAAGTGTTAAAAGAAGATTCCTGATTGTTTTAAAAGACTGTGCTGTATTAAAGAGACTTATAAGCTGTCAATTATTCCTGTAAGACTTGCCTGTTAGGGATCAGATGTGTAATATTTAGTCATTGTCATGACAACCAAAAGCATggcagagaggggaaaaaatatttgtgtagCAACTATTTTTATACTGctaattatatttaaaaaaaatatctattaaTGATCATTTGCTTTATTTCAAATGCTATTTATTTGCTATTTATACTTAATTTATAGGAGTTGATGAATGTGAAGCATACTGGGTTTTTTCTGATGTGTTACTATTTCCTGTTGACCTTGTTTCTTACACTGCAGAATGCTTTGGATTTCAGATTTGTCActgaatgaaaatgtgtgttcaaataTGGATTTTTTTCAAGGGATGATGGTTCTTTATGAACCTCCTCAGACTGAAACCAAAGCCTTGACTGTAGTGACTCATTTCCGGATGATGCTCTTCAGTAGTCCATACAACCTCAAGGGTTACTGTAGGTTATCAAGAGCTGATATAGTCATGTCTTatccctctgacacacacacacacacacacacattcagataaAGCACCTCATCAGCCAATGAGGTATTTGACCTTTGATACCAAAATATAGATATGTCACATGTTCTGTATTACTTGTGCAGTTTACGGCGATAAGGTAGTTGACGCTTTACACATATGCTGACGGTCTCTTACACGCTGCCCTCAGACGCTCTCTGTTTACCTCCTGATCAGCCAGTCAGGGAGAGAGTCAAGGGTGACAGTATAAGgacctttgtgtttgtgtgtgtatgtgtgtgtttgtgtgtgtattttgcgATAAAATAGTAGCTGCATCTTCTTAATGAAGACTCTTATTCTTTGACTTCAATTACAGTGCCAATATTTTTGTATGAGGATATCTATGAAATATTTACAGGGTATTAACTGTGTTGGCATGATGGACGAGTTTCAGAAAGCGGTCTAAAAAATTAGAAATAAGTTAGGTGTTTTTCataccaaacagttctggggactttgtGAGGAGGAGTAATCTTCTAGGCAGTTCAATAAGAACTTTCCACCATgggaactttttttctgtctgcattcacaccgCCATGCTACCTATtttgaagcaggagctaaaaaggttcctcttaaCAGGGTTCTAGGACCTGAAGTAGTTTATAGTTCCTGCGGTgcagaatgaataaaaaaagaggaaggttCAAAGTTTCCCTAGAACTATGAAGaagtaaatgttaaataattaaAGGTGAGGGGAATCACAGGCTCAGGAGCCATGCCAATAAAAGATCCAGACAACGTCTGATATAACTtggtttaaaaatacttttatattACCTCTGAGAGATAATATATGTAGAGCTCTGTCCCCTCAATAGTCAAAGATATCCCTGTGTTACAGGCCAAAGAAGCTGTTTTTTCTGCTACATTACTTTTGATTGTGAGGTAGATATTTAATTACTGCATTATTACTTAATTACTGTGCTTTAAAATTGCGTCCCATCGTAATAAATAGAAGTTATTAGTTTGTCGCAGCTAACTGTGAAGTTTAACACATGTTTTCCACTACGACATATAATGTGCACCATGTTAATTATAAGAAGAACTACATTCATTCAAAACAAGCGTCAAAACTAATTTCACTGAGGTATCCGCACTGTTGaattattttcctttctttgaggTGCAACAACTGGGaggacacaacaacatcatcagGACATATGAAACAGTTTTAAAGTCTTCATCCTCTGTTCTCCCCTCTAAAGTTTCGTTCTAAATGGTTACCCTGTGAATACGTCATGATACCCTCCATATACAATATTTTATTGTAAAGAGAGCTGTGATCTAAAATATTATTAACAGActattttcttaacatgttaAGGCTAATCAGAAATACATGAAGTACTTTatcactcttttctttttcttctttgtcacTCTTCAGAAGCCTTGACATAGAGTATTTAACGCTGCTGGGGAAATTGATTTCTTCCAAAGGGATAAAAAAAGGTCACTGACCTACAGAAACTTTACATTATCACTGCAGTTGAGTGTGTTTACACAACCTCTAGAAACCGTGAGTTGAATGTGGATGGCCTTTTTATGTCAATGAAGaccacaaagaaaaacaacttttctcCTGACATGCACTCAGGTGGTGTACTGAACTGTAGATGTCTGGACTGATTGAGtgtataacattttattttcagtcttattgttttgtttgtctaaCTGTAACCAATCTGAAAATATTCTGGCAAGGTGAATAATGTGTGAAACTGTAGCCTAAATATGCAGGAATAAAACAATGACAAGAATGGAAgggtggtttaaaaaaaaaaaaaaacaggttgagatgtcagtgtttgtttgtactTCTGTGCATTGGTTGGTTTGTTTATGGCGTGTGACTTAGTGCATGCAGTGCTTTCTTCTGTAGCTGCTGAGAAACAGTACTGTTGTCTCATAAAACTCCTTTCAATAAACATGATCCTGTGTACATATTGTAATGATACTCTCTTGTTATTACTCTTTTCTAGTTAGTCTCTAAGCACTTTGAAAAGCACATTCAATGGATATCACAATATTTGTGgtaataaaaatacatcaaGTTACAATTCTTTTTAGATTCAGATTTTTCATACAGACAGTACAACATATGGCCTATAATGTGCATATCTAAGCAAATTGCATACAGGTGTAGGATAAAAAATATAGTAACTGCCGAAAAAGAGAAAGGTCTGCACACCGCTCAGCTCCCAATGAGCAATTTTATTTTAAACGGCAAAGTTTTTATCCAAAAAGATCCTCCAAAAGGCTTCTTCAAGCCTGAGGATGATGTTTTGGATCGAAACATTCCcctgtttgaaataaaagtgCTTATTGGGAGCTGAGCAGTGTACATACCTTTCTCTTGTTCTGCACATAATGTGTCTTTCTCATTCATGTCCAccaaatgtttttacaaaagcACAAtatgagtccaagacaaatttccccaaggggacagtAAAGTGTATCATATTGTATATTAATAAGAGAGATATTACAAATACAACATAACACCTGCCATCAACATTTAAGTAATTCAGTAAGTAATTACCAAACTCTCATCAGTTATGTAGTATCAACATTTGTTAATCTAGCAATTCTCTGTTGGTGAAGATTTCTAAAATGATATAAATAAATAGGattaataaagagaaaatattaatatttagaCTCAGACATGTTACCTATTCATCTGGACCCGTGGTATATCtagaaaaataactttgttttgaaactttttATGTGCCCAAAGGTAATGTTTGTTCTTCTTGCGCCACAATCCGGCTTAATTTGAACTCATTCATCTTTGCAATCCCTTGGGCCTCAGCCATACACCCACCGAATGTGACTGCATTCAAATCATAGAGAAATCCAAGGGACAGACAGACCCCcaccttcaaaaacacattaattttATGCTCAGTCAATACCTGACATCAGTTGCCAAAGACATGGGTTTGTTTACCTTTTATGACTTTGCCTCCTGCTTGTGTCCACCCTGCGTGTTGTGATGAAATATTATCTGACATTAAAGTAACTTTGTTCTAATTACCATCTAAGTTAAACAGAGGTTAGGACACAAACAGTAggacccaaaaaaaacaatcatctgGACAACCTGTTCTGTGACCAAACTTCCTCTCACTGTGTCATGAAACAAAACATCCAAACGAGGTGCTCATTGTGTTTCCAGCCACAGAATAAATGAACTTTGCTATCGTTCTAGTTTTATTACATCATGCATGACTGGTCTATATTTGTAATAGGCAAATAAACTGCTGTTATAAACAGATGGCCATTTCAGTAATGCCAGAGTAATGCTCTGCATGTACATAAGACACTAGGTAAAAATACACAAGTTTAACTTTCTAGAAATACACATTTTCCTTCCTCATTTCATGATCCAGAATCTATTGATATTTAGTATTACTGCTATACAAAAGATGGATTTTTTCTATTCTCACGTTTATGAGTTCTGAAGGCAACTTTCCACATCAGTTTCATCATGATTTAGTGGAAAAACATCTCCTACCTGCAGGTCTTAAATTTGGGTTGAAGGTGAGCACTGTAAAACTTTTCTCATTACTTTCTCATTACAGTGAAGGTCAAACATCCAGGCAAAAGAACTTCAAgcacaacacattttttagTGAATGGGGACTTTTGAAAATCttcacaaatatatattttgatgtGGTaatcaaaagcaacaaaatgtaatattttttattcttgacTTTGCTTTGCTGAGTCCTTCTTGTAATCCTTTTTACCTGGATGTCTGAGAACCTTCACAAGCAAACCTGTTCAGATGGGCCACAAAGAAAGGCCAATAACTTCAATCAGTAATACATTTTGCAATACCAGTTCATGACaaactttgctgtttttctgcatGACCTCACACACCGAGCAGAGGAGGCGAAGGGGAGGTTGGACAGTCGAGGGCCTGTCCTGCCCAGGGCCCAGGAGCCAAAAGGTCCAAAGTGCAGAAAATCAGATGAGGACTGAGAGAGGACACAGATATCAAGAGTAGTGAGTCACTTAAAAGCActccagcagctctctctctctctcagtgggAAGCATTGATTGAATCAGACCCTCTCAGCCCGAGGACTGCCGAGTGAGCCTGAGGCTACGAGTCTCTGTGAGTATGAATCCGAGGGAAAGACTGTATGACACATCTTGGTTTTACTTCTTAAAATCTGTGGTTTCTGCTTCCTAATAATTTTCAACAAGTTATCGTACTTCAAATGATGAAAAGTAAGACTAGAGGTAACTCTCTGTCTTGACTGCTGGAAAAGTGTTTCTGAGTTTGTACTAAAGGGATCAAACAGGaaagatcaaaacaaaccatCCTAAGGATCCGATTCTTAccactttcattcatttttaggAACAAAGATCATGAACTAGCTTATATGTTTGTAGGGTTCTGATCAACAGTTCAAAAGCATTTGCTCAGTCgggaaataataatttaattaattgatcattttaaaaagtatgaaattatgaaaaataatgattacagctttgtttttttaccttctaATGGGTGATGACACAAACTTTGCCTGTTTCCACTAGTCAAATTAGAACTTTTCTACATTACATGTTATTAGAAAAATAATAGTATTTCTTTGGAAAAGAACTGATTAGTTATTTCATTTATACTAATTACAACACAGCAGTTAAATATAAATCCAGACTGTTATTTACTGATAAAGAGTAAAGAGAGTAAAGTCAGTCAGGCTGGAAATGGACCACAAGTTCACTAGTCAACCTACCTGTAACATTCAAAGGATCATTGCGCAAGAGATTATCGGCACAAAAACACAGGGATTGTCGTTCCATTCTCTGCCATGCCGACGTCCGCGGCAGCACAATGTATAATAAATATCTTCACAAAGCTTATCTGCTATGTTCTACTAAGGAGTGATCAAACAGCAGGGATTGGAAAACCAGGTCACTCTGGGTCTTTCACCCCTCTGTGGAGTTAACCCAATCTCCCTGTCAGACTTCTGTGTATCTGATCTGTAGTGTGTGAACTTCAACAGGGGACAGGGAGGCCaactttattatttgtttacagTAGTGAGATTGGGGTTACAATGATTAGTGATAACACACTTGTAATGGTAAAGCTAAAAGGTTACCATCGTTCAAACCCCTTATCTATATGTTTCTGTATTCAGAGCAGGAAGTAGtgccctttttttcttctgggaTTCTCTCCTCACTGGGACTGAAGCTCACCGGTCTTATACAATGCTTTGTTGGTTTGAGATAACCTGACAGCAACGGGCCTGCGTGACCTACTGATATGTCTGAATATATTGTTTAAGATTTACTCTAAATCATGACTATCACAAAGGGGAACTACTTAGACTTCCCTCTATGGTTTTGAAGTGTCATCTAACTTTAATGACATCACTTCTCTTTAAGGGCCAATGACCCAGAGTTATTCCTCTCCAGGTTACCTAGTATGGCTTTAGCCAAGATAGCAACCAGGAACTGAGCCATGTGTGGATTCAGATAGATGTAAATAAGGTCAACCAGTTCATCTATGGcttttctgtctgtatctgtgtcaAAAACAGACTCCGCAGGTCAGACACAAACCAGGCTGCTTAATAAGGTGATtttcccactgtgacatcaaaTGTAGAACTCGTATCAGTTTTTAAATGACACCTTTGACCAGTTTATTGGACAGTTATGTGTGCAAATACAAGGAATAGGACTGGTTTTAAATTACTGCTAATGTACAGTAAAGAAGACATAGGCTTCAAACAAGGACAACAAATTAGACAACGGTAATACAAACTGAAAACTGCTACATACAGGACtcaaaatatattcaaaaaactataaatatatgaataacaCATTATATATGTATGAATAAACACAGCAACCATTGTCAATCAGGCAATGGAGAGTGGTGCAACACATAACCtacttcattgtttttttcacaggATTGTCCACCTGAATCACACTAAACCATGACGACCACTGAGACACCAAATGGACTTTACCACCGGAACGTCAAATCCCATCAAACTGAGGAGATCTCCAGTCATGGTATGTATTGATATAGAATAGCATGACTTGTGTAACTTGGCTGTATTTTGTTCTCATTTTCCTCCATGTGTTTGAAGTCTTTTTTGCAAACCCCTCTGTGTTAATACATATCCATTTCAATATATTCAGTTATTGTTTTGGAAAGCTGATAGCAACAAGAGCATTAACTGTAGAACAGCTCAGAACTCAGGGAATGCGTTCTTAAAAAGCAGATGGGATTTTGTACTATATACTAATCATACAATTTATGATGTTCACTCTGCAGTTGAGGGCCATAATAACTTACATGAAGAAGAGCTAAGGCAGTGGGAGAAACATGCACAGGTGAGCCTTAATCTTTTTCATTGCCATTAACACGTCTGACAGATCCTCTGTTCTTCTGAATCTACTCAGTCTGAGTCCTTCTGAGACGAAACACAGATGTTAAGGCTGTGACGAGTAATATATAATGTGAAgtcgtttttttaaagtttataaaacatggatTGCTACGATGTAGAGAATGGGGTGAGTACAGAAAGctgtaaacaaatgtttttttttattattattatttttgtcttgTGTGTCCCCCTGCAGAAGGTGAAACTGGAAGTCCTGGAGCAGGTCCAGGATCAGCTCAGTCACATACTGGACAAAGCTCTGAATGAGTCCGTTCAGCCTTTCACACAAAGTCAaccaaaaacaaatggaaagaCGACCAAAAAACCTGATTCCAGgtgaggagcaggagaggacaTCCTCAAGTGAAACTGTGTTAGATATATGCTTGCTTTGATATATTTCTCTTGGAGATGTGTATATAAGTTCAATAAAATGtgcttgtttcccttttctGTGTCCTTTGGTTTTAGAGCTCAGAGAATGGATGACGGCAAAGTGTTTATGGACAGGCCGTCACTGTTGGAGTGAGTATGAAGGACTGGAAGTCTATTTCTAatttagagaagaagaaaaaagcaagGAGCAGACCAGTGTGAACTTTAATAACTTACAATGATTGTCAGTATTGAAACATCTGCCAATTATTTTGTTGAGTAATGACTCATTCAATGAAACTTGGTAAATAGTGAGACTCACTAATCACAATTTTCTGAAGTGTAGGGTTACATCCTGAAATATGTCGACTTGTCAAaccagcagataaaaaaaaacaaatattgaatTTAGACTTAACtaacagaaaaactgaaaacattaaTCGCTTCTGTGCAACAAATGTTTGAGAACTAAGGATAAACATACCTGGTATATTGAAGAAGAGTTATGCAGCTTGTTAAGACTGACATAGAGACCCTGCAGAGAGCAATAGTTATTGTATAAGCATACTTATgggcatgtttgtgtgtttactggTGAATAAACCTCTtgagtttaaataaatacaataaagagagacattttaatgacagtatgtttttacagatttgtttttttatctctgtctttcttcttctccaccaGTGAACTTTTTGAGATCAGCCACATCAGGACCATCTACCACATGTTCATAGCCGTCCTGCTCATATTCTGCCTGAGCACTCTAGCAGTTGATTACATTGACGAGGGCAGGTCAGTTTcatgtgaaggtgtgtgtgtgtgtgtgtgtgtgtgtgtgtgtgtgtgtgtgtgtgtgtgtgtgtggaggcatgtgtgtttttaacacaCTGATGTGTATCAAACTCCATGACCCTGAACAGCATCTAATTACCCCGAAGGCTTTAAAAAACGTCTTCCTCAATACTTATCGTCTTTTTATTCTGCTCACTGTGTCCCTTCCTCCTTCTCCGCCTGCCTCTCTGCTCATCTGGCAGCACACAGATAGAGCAATCAATCCCTCTGAGTATTTCATCTGCTGCTTTGGGCAGCTCTGTAATGATTTGGTTGCTGTTCACAGTCGCCGGATTGTGAGTTTAATTCTTATTTTTCCCACTGGAGTGAGCGTCAGCGGATCACTCACTCCACTGTGTGCAAGTTATTTGAAACATTCACATTGATTTTAATACGACtaaattaatataataaaatataataaaatcaCACTTCCAAGTGTACCGTGTTGAATCATAGAGGTGCTTTGACATGCTGCAATGATTGGGTGTTAAAAATCCATTATTATTATCACCAGAGGCGTCTATTTCGGAAATTGGGGGAAAAATCTGAAACGTATTTAAATATGCCGGCTGTTTATTAAAACCATTCATGTTTGAAATCATTACCATTTTACTCAATAACCCAGTTTAAAGCAATAAAACAGACCCTTGTGGCAAATAGAGTGCACCAACATGTCGACTGTTataatactttctttttttttttacatatgcaCTCTCAGGTTGGTCCTGGAGTTTGACATGCTGTTCTTCGCCTTTGGGAAGCTGCAGACAGTCGCCCTGGCCTGGTTTGTGATGTTTGTCTACTCCCTGTTTGTCCCCTACTGCTCCCTGGTGCTCTGGGGGTCTATGTACCACAGATTCCCCTCTAAGTTGGGTCTGTCCCTCAGCATGGGCCTGGTCCTGTCTGCAGTGCAGTACTGCGCACTGGGACATTTTCCCATCCATGTGGTTGTACACCACCAGCTGCCACCGGCTTCACGGTTCATTGTGATACTGGAGCAGGTGAGTTTCAGAGGAAATGATCATCCACATGATTGACTTACTGATGCACTTTCACAACACTATTATAATTAAATAACATATATATTTGGCAATATTTTGGGAATGTAGCCCACAAATTGTTTTGATCAATTAATAAACCAAATCTTAATTTGTATCACTGTAGCATACTAAAAATTTTATCTTTCAACTTAAAGATATCTTGCTGAAGATTTTTCTTCCCAAATTTAGTGCATTTTGAGGAATTCCCGATTTATGTTAATTTTGGGGCCGCCTGGTAATATTTCTTATCTCTTCACAAATAGAAATGTCTTATCTCTTCACTCTATAGAAATGTTTATGTCCAATCTTTTGTTCATCTTCTAGCTCATCGTCTAGTTTGCTTTGTTAGATCACACAGAGGCATCAGAGTTACATTAAGATGGTTTTGTGACAAGTTAAAACCTCACTGCAGGTTTAAGGAGTCCGTAAATAACAAATTATTTTGGTCATGTGGTTCAATTATAACATGAATGAGGTTCAGTGTAAAAAATTGGGTTGTCACGTCATTTAAAGGTTGTTTTGAGTTCCACACAGCATCCTTTAAAAACAGTATCATCAAAGTCTTTTTATTCCAACTTTAAATTGCTGctcagcaaaaacaaaaatatccaATGGAATAAttcacatgcacaaacatttttattaggAAGGAGCTGTTCTCTAAAAATCATAAACTGTAGATAACATGAAATCATACATGTTGGTAAGCAGCATCACAAATGCAGCCCTTCCTGTCCACCAGCAGCTGTAAAGCTTGCTGAGCAGAGATTGGAGACTTCCTGCTGGAAAAGCGCCAAAGGGACGGTAGATATCAGTGTAGCCAACATCTGAACTTCATGGACCCACACTGCACACTGTAATACCTCCTCATCCCATTTATTACTCAGGCCATGGTCTCCCAAAATCGTCTTAGTGCTAAAATCAGTTTAGCGCCATTCAATGGAGTGAGATAATCCCAATGCTTTGATGCTTTTGGGAAACCAGTCCCTAGTCCTCAATTGACTTCCATCAAATCCAGCTGTTTTATATTCTCATGCTGTACATACATTGTacaatgatgtttttttatttcctcaaaAAGCCATCAGTTCCTGCTGCACAGTATACAGATTGTTGACATGTCACGTCTGAACCACAGTTTTAACACGCTAAATTGATAAACCACTCCTCCAATTATTTTTCTGATACATACCTAATAGTTCCCTTTAGCTGTGCTTCCTCTTCACTAATGACAGAAGAACAGATAAATATCTGAATCATAAATCACACTGTCAATAAACATAGAAATGTGAGATTGAGGCCACAACGATGTAGGATGTCCACTTCAGGCCCGTTGTAAACTCATGCAGTAAACATGGACAATAGAGAAGTTGTTACATTGATGCATTATGCTTCACATCACATAATAACTGTGTCTGTGCCCTCAGATTCGATTCCTGATGAAGAGCTACTCGTTCATAAGAGAAACGGCCCCTGTTGTTATGAAGAATCCAACGAAGGAAGGTACAGTACAGTATTGATGTCAGCTGTATTTACTCCTCAGGCAGCATCGTTACTCACTGTGAcattcacagacacagagaaaaatggctTAAACAGAACTCAGCAGGCTTTCAGCTAATGATTCATGCTGAAGTTAAAGCTAACAATGGATACACCCACATACAATAAAGAAACTCAAGTATGTGCAACCCACTGAGATCCTATTGTTGAAGCCTGTTAGTGGTGAAGAATGTGTCTCCTTTTTACTCAATCACGGCAGTACAGTAAGAATAAAAGTCTACTCTACCATGGTTTGAAAGTTTCTCTGTAAAAGAGTAGCATATAAGACACTGAAGTGCAATAATTATTCTGGGAAAAAGATTAGAGGCATTAAGGCAGATAGATAGATCTCACCATTAATACAATATTAAGGCCATTTGTTCCCTTCACTAAGATAAGGTTGTGCATCAGAATCACAAATGAGAAAGTTGACAGCTGATGTCAGCGCACATAACTAATCAAGAAAAATGTTATATTTAAGCTAATGTCAGAACCACAGACCTGCACATTTGACTGCTGAAAGCTCTGTCACTGACATGTTTCAGAACTTACTcacattttgtttgcttttcagGAGAAAGTCCCAGATTCCCGACATTTTCCAGCTATCTTTACTTCCTCTTCTGTCCAACCCTTATCTACAGGGAATCCTACCCTCGGTAAGAAGCCATCTGACCTCTATCCTTTTAGCTTATGCCTTGTTAACTGGTCTTACTAAAATTACCTACAGACATGTGAGTGAGTGGACATGTAACGACATGTATATTGTATGACAGCAATCTAGTATAATTTTGCATTTATTGCATCCCCTTAACATGTAGGAATGCAAATTATCATTTAAAGTAAAACCTTTTTGATCTGTCGCTGTGGTAATATTACATATATTGTGGTTAACATTAGTTAATTGGTAATACAATGAGTCCTTCCAAAGCCCTTATtgacatttgtatttgtcaATTAAAAAGTTGTGATAGTTTGAATAAAAGCATAATACACAACATTATTGTTAGATTTGGAGACTTTTTAACAATCCATAGACTGACAGACTAAGATTCTGAAGCCTTGTAGTCTAAGATATTTGTTTATTATAGTTGTTTATTGGGTTTAACTGTCTTAATATGTTATTGGTAAACCTCTACTCACCTTTGTGAGTGTCACTTTAATAGTATTGACTCATTAGAAGTTACTTAGTAACTGTAAATATTGGATTTAGAGCAGGAACAAAGCCCTAGTGTTTATGAATATTTCATGGGGTGAAAATTTCTGATGTAAGGAGAATCTTTTTGTGCCCATACAACATCATACCTTGTGTAAAAGCCCATTTTATATCTTACAACCGCTTACAACATAGATTTATAACATAGTGTTATGCCACATTACATGTTTTGACCTACATTTTGCTCAATCATACTATGGAGGATTAGAgccatgttttttctttaaatttcaagtttaatcttgtaaattaatGAGTTCGAGACCAACCTGcacgaaaatgatgaaagtagagctctttaagtctttaaagaataaaagaataaagtcgttatttgagtttatatcagaagagcagcagcatcctgttctcaaatgacaaacatggagcatcttgtcctaaaggtttcactaataacgAAACAGGCTGcatccttgtgtagtcggtaaaaacagttcaagagaagttttcacttcaatttgcaagaccttgtttatctgtaaaatgatgaacaggacacaaagtggctctgcacatgagacactttaacaaggcagaccgataacagacacaaatagttgcgTTGGGGCTGAatttatgcagatatgaaactacacatgcttttggcacatcatcatcttcacattgtcataaaataagaaaacatggcTTTtccgaagaaagaaccacactgacttggaggaagttgtctgcagaggaaaatactttaagagttctactttcatcattttcgcgcaggctggtctgGAACTCATTAATTTACAAgattattcttgtaaatttacgattttattctcgtaaatttacgactttaatctcg contains:
- the soat2 gene encoding sterol O-acyltransferase 2 isoform X1, which encodes MTTTETPNGLYHRNVKSHQTEEISSHVEGHNNLHEEELRQWEKHAQKVKLEVLEQVQDQLSHILDKALNESVQPFTQSQPKTNGKTTKKPDSRAQRMDDGKVFMDRPSLLDELFEISHIRTIYHMFIAVLLIFCLSTLAVDYIDEGRLVLEFDMLFFAFGKLQTVALAWFVMFVYSLFVPYCSLVLWGSMYHRFPSKLGLSLSMGLVLSAVQYCALGHFPIHVVVHHQLPPASRFIVILEQIRFLMKSYSFIRETAPVVMKNPTKEGESPRFPTFSSYLYFLFCPTLIYRESYPRNNHIRWKYVGVTLGMILGCLFYGYFILVRLCIPVFRPATNQPFSKRTMVLAVFHSILPGIMLLLLCFFAFLHCWLNLFGELLRFADRMFYKDWWNSTSFANYYRTWNVVVHDWLYYYGYRDFLLLSKRKCRTAAMLSVFIVSAVVHEYALTMGFGFFYPVMFCLFAVFGVVFNFTMNDKRQSPVFNVIMWACLFLGQGVQVCLYCQEWYAQIHCPRTGNSFLELVTPRSWSCSYQR
- the soat2 gene encoding sterol O-acyltransferase 2 isoform X2; translation: MDFTTGTSNPIKLRRSPVMKVKLEVLEQVQDQLSHILDKALNESVQPFTQSQPKTNGKTTKKPDSRAQRMDDGKVFMDRPSLLDELFEISHIRTIYHMFIAVLLIFCLSTLAVDYIDEGRLVLEFDMLFFAFGKLQTVALAWFVMFVYSLFVPYCSLVLWGSMYHRFPSKLGLSLSMGLVLSAVQYCALGHFPIHVVVHHQLPPASRFIVILEQIRFLMKSYSFIRETAPVVMKNPTKEGESPRFPTFSSYLYFLFCPTLIYRESYPRNNHIRWKYVGVTLGMILGCLFYGYFILVRLCIPVFRPATNQPFSKRTMVLAVFHSILPGIMLLLLCFFAFLHCWLNLFGELLRFADRMFYKDWWNSTSFANYYRTWNVVVHDWLYYYGYRDFLLLSKRKCRTAAMLSVFIVSAVVHEYALTMGFGFFYPVMFCLFAVFGVVFNFTMNDKRQSPVFNVIMWACLFLGQGVQVCLYCQEWYAQIHCPRTGNSFLELVTPRSWSCSYQR